From the Desulfosarcina sp. BuS5 genome, one window contains:
- a CDS encoding energy-coupling factor ABC transporter ATP-binding protein — protein MDRNNLVINLTDICYSYPGGKKVLDNLNLELCQGRKLGLVGPNGGGKTTLLHIIMGLLKPSSGSIEIFGQPVVDEKDFKKIRQKTGLLFQDSDDQLFSPTVLEDVAFGPLNLGKTKEEAVETAKKTLNFLGLSGFEDRVTYKLSGGEKRLVSLATVLAMEPEILLLDEPTTGLDDATKARIVDLLEKLPLSLIMISHESDLLERITDSIINLENGRIITDKEFHIHQHTHPHLSHL, from the coding sequence GTGGACCGGAACAATCTTGTAATCAATCTTACCGATATCTGCTACTCATATCCGGGCGGGAAAAAGGTTCTCGACAATCTTAATCTTGAATTATGCCAAGGCCGGAAACTGGGACTGGTCGGGCCGAACGGAGGAGGCAAAACAACCCTGTTGCATATTATCATGGGTCTGCTGAAGCCTTCCTCAGGCAGTATTGAAATTTTCGGCCAACCGGTTGTTGATGAAAAAGATTTCAAAAAAATACGTCAAAAAACAGGACTTCTTTTCCAGGATTCCGACGACCAGTTGTTCTCACCCACAGTTTTAGAAGATGTTGCCTTCGGCCCCCTAAACTTGGGAAAAACCAAAGAAGAAGCTGTGGAAACAGCCAAAAAAACCTTAAATTTTCTTGGGTTATCCGGTTTTGAAGATCGGGTAACCTACAAACTCTCCGGTGGCGAAAAAAGGCTTGTATCCCTGGCCACCGTCCTTGCCATGGAGCCGGAAATCCTGCTCCTGGATGAGCCGACAACAGGTCTTGACGATGCAACAAAGGCTCGCATTGTAGACCTGCTTGAAAAACTACCACTCTCCCTGATAATGATATCACATGAAAGCGATCTTCTTGAAAGGATAACCGATTCCATTATTAATCTTGAAAATGGCCGCATCATTACCGACAAGGAATTCCATATTCATCAGCATACCCATCCCCACCTCTCACATCTTTAG
- the cbiQ gene encoding cobalt ECF transporter T component CbiQ: MIEELLIPDSFLQRVDPRVKFIGLLVFSIVVAVSYKFATLVTALFGSLIILLPAGVSLKEICKRLIPVNILIILLWLTLPFTVKGDPIFFMGPLAATKAGVLYAAQITIKSNAMMLMFIAVIASTRIFTIGHAMHKLGVPTKLVQLFFFTFRYIHVIYREYLRLVNAMKIRGFAPRTNLHTYKTFAYLVGMLLVKSSDRAKRVHNAMLCRGFNGRFYSLSTFSMTKKDLFAFLLIISFIIILGVMEWTGTIL; the protein is encoded by the coding sequence ATGATTGAAGAATTACTAATACCGGACTCCTTTTTACAACGTGTTGATCCGCGTGTTAAGTTTATTGGTCTATTGGTTTTTTCGATTGTTGTAGCTGTCTCATACAAGTTTGCAACCCTGGTTACAGCACTGTTTGGCAGCCTTATAATTCTACTGCCGGCCGGGGTTTCCCTGAAGGAGATCTGCAAAAGACTGATCCCGGTAAATATACTAATTATATTATTATGGCTGACGCTCCCTTTTACCGTTAAGGGTGATCCCATTTTTTTCATGGGCCCCCTGGCCGCAACAAAGGCCGGAGTGCTTTATGCCGCGCAGATCACTATTAAATCTAATGCCATGATGCTCATGTTTATAGCCGTTATAGCCTCAACCAGGATATTTACTATCGGACATGCCATGCATAAACTGGGCGTTCCAACAAAGCTGGTGCAGCTCTTTTTTTTTACTTTCCGCTATATTCACGTAATTTACCGAGAATATTTACGGCTTGTAAATGCCATGAAAATTCGTGGATTTGCACCCCGCACAAATCTACATACTTATAAAACATTTGCCTATCTTGTGGGTATGCTGCTGGTAAAAAGCTCGGATCGTGCCAAAAGAGTTCACAATGCCATGCTTTGTCGCGGTTTTAACGGGCGCTTTTACAGCTTGAGCACTTTTTCCATGACAAAAAAAGACTTATTCGCTTTTCTATTAATAATCTCTTTTATTATTATCTTGGGTGTAATGGAGTGGACCGGAACAATCTTGTAA
- the cbiM gene encoding cobalt transporter CbiM has protein sequence MHISEGVLSPGILAAGAVLTAVGVIIGLKKIDTQEIPSVGIMSAAFFVASLVHVPIGPASVHLILNGLLGLILGWQAFPAIMTGLLLQALLFQFGGITSLGVNTFNMAFPAIVCFYMFGWCIKSNRNRTLFIMASFGSGFFAVFFSAILVALSLYLTGEAFLPTSKLILAAHLPVMFIEGGLTSICTLFLKSVKPELLEGRTDVF, from the coding sequence ATGCATATTTCAGAAGGCGTATTATCCCCCGGCATACTGGCGGCAGGAGCTGTACTTACTGCCGTCGGTGTGATTATCGGGTTAAAAAAAATTGATACCCAGGAGATTCCTTCAGTTGGAATCATGTCCGCCGCTTTTTTTGTAGCATCCCTGGTACATGTTCCCATAGGACCTGCTTCTGTGCACTTAATCCTGAACGGACTGCTGGGTCTTATTCTCGGATGGCAGGCCTTCCCGGCCATTATGACAGGTTTACTGCTCCAGGCCCTCCTTTTTCAATTTGGAGGAATCACATCTCTCGGAGTGAATACTTTTAATATGGCTTTTCCTGCGATAGTCTGTTTTTATATGTTCGGATGGTGTATCAAAAGTAACAGAAACAGGACTTTATTTATTATGGCTTCATTCGGGTCAGGTTTTTTCGCTGTTTTCTTTTCCGCTATACTCGTAGCCCTGTCTCTTTATCTTACAGGCGAAGCATTTTTACCGACATCGAAACTGATACTTGCCGCTCATCTGCCGGTAATGTTTATCGAAGGCGGATTAACCTCCATATGTACTTTATTCCTTAAAAGCGTAAAACCCGAACTTCTGGAGGGTAGGACTGATGTATTTTAA
- a CDS encoding DUF4198 domain-containing protein, protein MIKKQVALITIFCALSFFFAGTGLAHFGMIIPSDSMVMQDDNKNIKIRLSFSHPFELSGMELVKPDICKVMANGKKIDLINELKKTEVMGHTAWIIDYSVKMPGVYMFYMTPKPYWEPAEDCYIIHYTKTVVTAFGDDEGWDEEIGLKTEIIPLSKPFGLYTGNIFQGIVKLDGKPVPYAEVEVEYYNKDGKITAPTDYMVTQTIKADKNGVFTYAAPKGGWWGFAALNTSDKKMLFKGVEKDVEIGAVIWVKFHDMK, encoded by the coding sequence ATGATAAAAAAACAGGTGGCTTTGATTACTATTTTTTGCGCATTATCTTTCTTTTTTGCAGGAACCGGCCTTGCTCATTTCGGAATGATTATTCCTTCCGACTCAATGGTAATGCAGGATGATAATAAAAATATAAAAATCAGACTTTCTTTTTCGCATCCTTTTGAATTATCCGGTATGGAACTGGTTAAGCCGGATATCTGCAAGGTAATGGCTAATGGAAAAAAGATTGATCTAATAAACGAACTTAAAAAAACCGAGGTGATGGGCCATACCGCCTGGATTATTGATTATAGTGTAAAAATGCCGGGGGTCTACATGTTTTACATGACGCCCAAGCCTTACTGGGAACCGGCTGAGGATTGCTATATCATCCATTACACCAAGACTGTAGTAACCGCATTCGGCGATGATGAGGGCTGGGACGAAGAGATTGGCCTTAAAACGGAGATTATACCCCTTTCAAAACCTTTCGGACTTTATACCGGCAATATCTTTCAGGGCATAGTAAAATTAGACGGGAAACCTGTGCCGTATGCAGAAGTAGAAGTAGAATATTATAATAAAGACGGCAAAATAACAGCCCCAACGGATTATATGGTAACCCAGACTATCAAGGCCGATAAAAACGGAGTCTTCACCTATGCTGCTCCAAAAGGGGGATGGTGGGGTTTTGCCGCGTTAAACACCTCGGATAAAAAGATGTTATTCAAGGGTGTTGAAAAGGATGTCGAGATAGGCGCTGTTATCTGGGTCAAATTTCACGATATGAAATAA
- a CDS encoding DUF4197 domain-containing protein: protein MKKIYIFTIVVILSFAGIAQAGLFDFIFKGVVGKSSQETDTNTTPIDNSKIIPGLKEALTIGTRNAIDTVSKTDGYFGNKDIEILMPEKIQMVANILKQAGFKDHVDNFILSMNRAAEKAGPKAAPLFVDAIKEMSVKDAGNILNGGDTAATDYFKNKTSDKLYEAFKPTVSSSMNTVGVTRSYKEMMNKYQSIITTTMPFIKKDSLDLDDYVTDKAISGLFYMVGQEEKKIRTDPAARVTDLLKTVFAK, encoded by the coding sequence ATGAAAAAAATTTATATTTTTACGATTGTGGTTATACTATCCTTTGCCGGCATTGCCCAAGCCGGATTGTTTGATTTTATTTTTAAAGGAGTAGTGGGCAAATCCAGTCAGGAAACAGATACAAATACCACTCCAATAGATAATAGCAAAATAATTCCGGGCTTAAAAGAAGCTCTTACAATAGGAACACGCAACGCAATCGATACTGTTTCAAAAACAGACGGTTATTTCGGCAACAAGGATATTGAGATTCTGATGCCCGAAAAGATTCAGATGGTAGCTAATATTTTAAAACAAGCCGGATTTAAGGACCATGTCGACAATTTCATACTCAGCATGAACCGGGCCGCAGAAAAGGCAGGTCCAAAGGCAGCCCCTTTGTTTGTTGATGCCATAAAAGAGATGTCCGTTAAAGATGCCGGGAATATCCTTAACGGAGGAGATACCGCAGCGACAGACTATTTTAAAAATAAAACCTCGGACAAACTTTATGAGGCATTTAAACCAACAGTTTCATCCAGCATGAATACAGTTGGTGTGACACGCTCATACAAAGAGATGATGAATAAGTATCAATCCATCATCACCACCACCATGCCTTTTATCAAAAAAGACTCTCTTGACCTGGATGACTATGTAACCGACAAGGCCATAAGCGGGCTTTTCTACATGGTAGGCCAGGAAGAAAAGAAAATCAGGACCGATCCTGCTGCACGGGTCACTGATCTGCTTAAGACAGTCTTTGCCAAATAA
- the arcC gene encoding carbamate kinase: MNIKNKQKILLIALGGNALIGKGQEGSIEQQFDNLKIPVRQIAGLSKKFRIIITHGNGPQVGNLLLQQESCAEVRPLPLEILVAQTQGQLGYMIESTLDSQLMKLGIHAQPLVSLISYVVVDEKDPAFQNPSKPIGPVYSREEAASTPYTTRKTAKGYRRVVVSPRPVSIVEKNEIKKLIQMGFIVICCGGGGIPVIREGRTFCGVDAVIDKDLASAKLADEVGVDIFIIATDVRGAALNYGRANEKFLRKLTPEKADKYMQEGHFPAGSMGPKIEAAVQFIINQGKRAVICSVQEIDAAVAGDAGTEIKTV; the protein is encoded by the coding sequence ATGAATATTAAAAACAAACAAAAAATTCTGCTGATTGCACTTGGCGGCAACGCCTTGATAGGCAAAGGTCAGGAAGGCAGCATAGAACAGCAGTTTGATAATTTAAAGATACCTGTGCGCCAGATTGCCGGGCTTTCAAAAAAGTTCAGGATCATAATAACCCACGGGAACGGTCCCCAGGTCGGCAATCTGTTGTTACAGCAGGAATCTTGTGCAGAAGTCCGGCCTTTGCCTTTGGAAATCCTGGTTGCACAAACCCAGGGCCAGCTCGGTTATATGATAGAATCGACCCTCGACAGTCAGCTTATGAAACTGGGTATTCATGCTCAGCCCCTGGTCAGTCTGATCAGTTATGTGGTGGTTGACGAGAAAGATCCTGCTTTTCAGAATCCATCCAAGCCGATCGGCCCGGTATACTCCAGGGAGGAGGCGGCCTCAACCCCTTATACTACTCGCAAAACAGCAAAAGGGTACCGCCGGGTTGTTGTCTCACCCAGGCCGGTAAGCATAGTAGAAAAAAATGAAATAAAAAAACTTATTCAAATGGGTTTCATCGTTATCTGCTGCGGGGGCGGGGGTATCCCGGTGATACGTGAAGGCCGCACTTTTTGTGGTGTTGACGCAGTTATCGATAAAGACCTGGCCAGCGCCAAACTTGCCGATGAGGTGGGAGTGGATATTTTTATAATTGCCACTGATGTCAGAGGCGCAGCGCTGAATTACGGCCGGGCCAATGAAAAATTTCTTCGCAAACTAACCCCGGAAAAAGCGGATAAATATATGCAGGAGGGACATTTCCCTGCCGGCTCAATGGGGCCTAAAATTGAGGCGGCCGTGCAGTTTATCATTAATCAGGGGAAGAGGGCTGTTATATGTTCCGTTCAAGAGATTGACGCCGCCGTTGCCGGTGATGCCGGCACAGAGATAAAAACGGTATAA
- a CDS encoding cyclic 2,3-diphosphoglycerate synthase, whose amino-acid sequence MIEKAIIMGAAGRDFHNFNVYFRDNPRYRVICFTAAQIPDIEGRLYPPELAGDLYPKGIPIYPEEKLAGLIRKHKVDLVVFSYSDVTHEDVMHKASIVMAEGADFTMIGAAYTMLKSNRPVVSVCAVRTGCGKSQTSRKVCEILQRKGKNVVTVRHPMPYGDLRLQEVQRFSEYSDFEKHRCTIEEREEYEPLVEQGIVVYSGIDYEKILKAAEKEADIIVWDGGNNDTPFYAPAVHIVLFDPHRAGHELLYYPGETNMIMADIAIINKVDTAPEEGVRQVMKNIKIHAPEAEIVLAESPVLVKRPEMIRDKKVLVVEDGPTLTHGEMKFGAGYIAAKMHKASKIVDPRPYAVGTIKDTFKKYPHIDSVLPAMGYNPEQIHDLERTIDKAECDLVIFATPIHLRRILDIKKPALRVRYEYRDHGFPTLEEALIGQLNIMMRLP is encoded by the coding sequence ATGATAGAAAAAGCGATCATCATGGGAGCGGCCGGCAGAGATTTCCACAATTTTAATGTATATTTCAGGGATAATCCCCGCTACAGGGTCATATGTTTCACAGCAGCCCAGATTCCGGATATTGAAGGAAGACTTTATCCTCCGGAACTGGCAGGCGACTTATATCCCAAAGGGATTCCGATATATCCTGAAGAAAAGCTGGCCGGGCTGATACGGAAACATAAAGTAGATCTGGTTGTATTTTCCTATTCCGATGTTACGCATGAGGATGTAATGCACAAGGCTTCTATTGTTATGGCTGAAGGCGCTGATTTCACCATGATCGGGGCCGCCTACACCATGCTTAAATCAAACAGACCGGTTGTGTCGGTTTGCGCTGTGAGAACCGGATGCGGTAAATCACAGACCTCGCGCAAAGTCTGCGAAATACTGCAAAGAAAGGGCAAAAATGTTGTAACCGTCAGGCATCCCATGCCGTATGGAGATTTAAGGCTCCAGGAAGTTCAGCGATTTTCCGAATACAGCGATTTTGAAAAACATAGATGCACAATTGAAGAAAGAGAAGAGTATGAACCCCTGGTGGAACAGGGAATTGTGGTTTATTCAGGTATAGATTACGAAAAAATTCTCAAAGCTGCGGAAAAAGAGGCTGATATAATTGTATGGGACGGAGGGAACAATGATACCCCCTTTTACGCACCCGCTGTGCATATTGTACTCTTTGACCCTCACCGGGCCGGCCACGAACTTCTATATTACCCTGGTGAGACCAACATGATCATGGCCGATATAGCAATAATAAACAAAGTGGACACCGCCCCCGAGGAAGGGGTGCGGCAGGTTATGAAAAACATCAAGATTCATGCGCCGGAAGCTGAAATAGTCCTGGCTGAATCACCAGTACTGGTTAAGCGGCCCGAAATGATCCGTGATAAAAAGGTTCTGGTAGTGGAAGACGGTCCAACCCTGACCCATGGTGAAATGAAATTCGGAGCAGGCTATATTGCCGCCAAAATGCATAAAGCTTCAAAAATTGTTGATCCCAGGCCTTATGCCGTCGGCACTATTAAAGATACTTTCAAAAAATATCCGCATATTGATTCCGTCCTGCCGGCCATGGGATACAATCCGGAACAGATTCACGACCTGGAACGTACCATTGACAAGGCTGAGTGCGATCTTGTTATTTTTGCCACACCGATCCACCTGCGCCGGATCCTGGATATAAAAAAGCCTGCTCTGCGTGTCCGTTATGAATACAGGGATCATGGTTTTCCAACCCTGGAAGAGGCGCTTATCGGTCAACTGAATATCATGATGAGATTGCCATGA
- a CDS encoding DUF3141 domain-containing protein — protein sequence MGANIGDNLFSIFNSMTEYMIDAGQRSVLYWDIMRRRGNQYLEHMAKNIPDVLKFDYELLINGRSLPEPVNYGLLKILPPKGVAIDNRKRPFVVIDPRAGHGPGIAGFKADSEIGVALSEGYPCYFIGFTPMPEPNQTIEAVIRGEAHFLAHVNELHPKADGKPVVIGNCQAGWAVMLLAATRPELCGPIIVAGAPLSYWEGVHGQNPMRYTGGMMGGSWMAALLSDLGHGNFDGAWLVQNFEGLNPANTLWKKQYNLYSRIDTEAKRYLEFECWWGDHVFLSAAEIQYIVDNLFLGNKLSGSEIVTSDNISVDLRKISSPIVCFCSKGDDITPPQQALGWILDLYQSVDDIYASNQTIVYCVHEHTGHLGIFVSSNVARKEYFEFASNIDLIDCLPPGLYEAVIEKINYDTVNPDLVTGNYISRFEKRTLDDIHSLGCNTLEDNRCFATVKRLSDVNYGLYRIMVQPMVRAMTTEENAKLMRRLHPLRLGYELLSDHNPMMKPLEWAAKWVSEHRQPVKPDNHFLQWQTLYSDLLATSLNIFRDWRDMMTEQMFFGIYSQDWLQALMGLRASDAPPRKHPGHDPVHLAFIEQRKKEILAGMDKGGPREALIRGFIYVRIPEGACDERGFEMIRRIRAEHHDNHLSEFKKTCREQFFMILLDARRAVEAIPQLLVGREEAGQKFFEIIRKVATAPGPLGKEADMRLAEIKALFIPVRPEQDEK from the coding sequence ATGGGAGCAAATATAGGTGATAACTTATTTTCAATTTTCAATTCTATGACCGAATATATGATTGACGCAGGTCAACGGTCGGTTTTGTACTGGGATATAATGCGCCGGCGTGGGAACCAGTATTTGGAGCACATGGCGAAAAATATTCCGGATGTGCTGAAATTTGACTATGAACTGCTTATTAACGGACGATCACTACCTGAACCGGTTAACTACGGTTTGCTTAAAATACTTCCTCCCAAGGGCGTCGCTATCGACAATCGTAAGCGTCCGTTTGTGGTGATTGATCCGCGCGCCGGCCACGGTCCCGGTATTGCCGGCTTTAAGGCGGATAGCGAAATAGGTGTGGCTTTATCGGAAGGGTATCCCTGTTATTTTATAGGGTTTACACCGATGCCTGAACCGAATCAGACCATTGAAGCGGTTATACGCGGCGAGGCCCATTTTTTAGCGCATGTGAACGAACTGCACCCTAAAGCGGATGGCAAACCGGTTGTTATAGGCAACTGTCAGGCGGGCTGGGCGGTTATGCTGCTGGCGGCGACGCGGCCGGAGCTTTGCGGCCCGATAATTGTGGCCGGGGCTCCGCTTTCTTATTGGGAAGGCGTGCACGGTCAAAATCCCATGCGGTACACCGGCGGCATGATGGGCGGAAGCTGGATGGCTGCATTATTAAGTGATCTGGGACATGGCAATTTCGACGGCGCCTGGCTAGTGCAAAATTTTGAGGGGCTGAATCCGGCCAACACGCTCTGGAAAAAACAATATAATCTTTATTCCCGGATCGACACCGAAGCAAAGCGCTACCTGGAATTTGAGTGCTGGTGGGGCGACCACGTCTTTTTGAGCGCTGCGGAGATCCAGTATATAGTTGACAATCTTTTTCTGGGCAACAAACTCAGCGGTTCTGAGATCGTCACTTCCGATAACATAAGCGTCGATCTGCGCAAAATTAGTTCGCCAATCGTTTGTTTTTGCTCTAAAGGCGACGATATAACCCCGCCCCAACAAGCTCTCGGATGGATTTTAGACCTGTATCAGAGTGTTGATGATATTTACGCCTCCAATCAGACCATCGTCTACTGCGTGCATGAACATACCGGCCATCTGGGCATCTTCGTATCCAGCAACGTAGCTCGCAAGGAATATTTTGAGTTTGCCTCCAATATTGATCTCATCGACTGTTTGCCACCCGGTCTGTACGAGGCGGTGATCGAAAAAATAAACTATGACACCGTCAATCCGGATCTGGTGACAGGCAACTACATCTCACGCTTTGAAAAACGAACGTTGGACGATATTCACTCTTTGGGTTGCAACACTTTGGAAGATAATCGTTGTTTCGCCACAGTTAAGCGGCTCTCGGATGTCAATTATGGTCTGTACCGAATAATGGTACAGCCGATGGTGCGTGCAATGACCACTGAAGAAAATGCCAAACTGATGCGTCGTCTGCATCCGCTGCGTCTGGGATATGAACTACTATCAGATCATAATCCTATGATGAAACCGCTGGAATGGGCTGCAAAGTGGGTGAGTGAGCATCGTCAGCCGGTTAAACCGGATAACCACTTTCTTCAGTGGCAGACGCTATATTCCGATCTTTTGGCGACAAGTCTCAACATTTTTCGGGACTGGCGTGATATGATGACTGAACAGATGTTTTTTGGCATCTACAGCCAAGACTGGCTGCAAGCCCTCATGGGGTTGCGCGCATCGGACGCTCCGCCCCGCAAACATCCAGGACACGATCCGGTTCATCTGGCGTTTATTGAGCAGCGCAAAAAAGAGATTTTGGCCGGTATGGACAAGGGAGGTCCGCGAGAGGCTTTGATTCGCGGATTTATTTATGTGCGTATACCGGAGGGCGCATGCGACGAACGCGGTTTTGAAATGATCCGCCGCATCCGCGCCGAGCATCATGATAACCATCTGTCCGAATTCAAAAAAACCTGCCGTGAACAGTTTTTTATGATCCTGCTGGATGCACGTCGTGCTGTTGAAGCCATCCCGCAACTGCTTGTGGGAAGAGAAGAAGCGGGGCAGAAATTTTTTGAAATTATCCGTAAAGTCGCCACTGCCCCCGGCCCTTTGGGTAAAGAGGCGGATATGCGCCTGGCGGAGATAAAAGCATTATTTATTCCTGTAAGGCCTGAACAAGATGAAAAATAG
- the ccsA gene encoding cytochrome c biogenesis protein CcsA: MQQKKSALFLLGVGLAANLSACLGKYYHAWPMLPLNTGMYLLPLCLGVILFLTKLKNEQWSAMLPVLICLMSLAALFFPKDYYLPFIMSKTIFSYIFFVSGVIGRSFFFIAALKALQALISANKQAKENGPGRDAGTVEFVVWGFVFWTISMFAGGIWSYLGWGSPVVWEDPAITTTMATWFYYTCFLHLYLRRVWNLNKRLIFAAAGGILVFILNCYPEMGIFRMPDLKWLRWLIF, from the coding sequence ATGCAGCAAAAAAAATCTGCTCTATTTCTTTTAGGGGTTGGACTTGCAGCGAATTTATCAGCCTGCCTTGGCAAGTATTACCATGCCTGGCCCATGCTTCCCCTAAATACCGGCATGTATCTGCTTCCGCTCTGTCTGGGTGTGATATTGTTTTTGACAAAGCTCAAGAATGAGCAGTGGTCAGCCATGCTGCCTGTTCTGATCTGTCTGATGTCACTTGCGGCGCTCTTTTTCCCCAAGGACTACTACCTTCCTTTTATCATGTCCAAGACCATTTTTTCGTATATTTTTTTTGTCAGCGGAGTTATCGGCCGGAGTTTTTTTTTTATCGCTGCCCTGAAAGCATTGCAGGCGCTGATCTCTGCCAACAAGCAGGCAAAGGAGAATGGCCCGGGACGCGATGCCGGAACGGTAGAGTTTGTAGTTTGGGGCTTTGTATTCTGGACAATTTCCATGTTTGCGGGCGGAATCTGGTCATATCTGGGATGGGGCAGCCCCGTGGTTTGGGAAGATCCCGCAATTACTACTACTATGGCCACCTGGTTTTATTATACCTGCTTTCTGCATCTCTACCTGCGCCGGGTCTGGAATCTGAACAAGAGGCTTATCTTTGCTGCTGCCGGCGGAATTTTAGTTTTTATTCTTAATTGTTACCCTGAAATGGGGATATTCAGGATGCCCGATTTAAAATGGCTAAGATGGTTAATTTTTTAA
- a CDS encoding cytochrome c biogenesis protein ResB — protein sequence MAKMVNFLKAVWKLAGGINLTIALLILLVVDLSAGFICLESNISIFIPLNDVGLIAWLDTYGINYLQYTAWFFLLLFLLFLLAVNTFVCTTDKVITLFGNRSCYRSQIKFILNFAPHIIHYSFVVILAGYLVSYIFAVNLPANILLPEKSIPIPGTGYKIKLNKLNIEYYKGQRLDFFQDRAINPEAEILLTDKNGITIKKTVSVNRPARFKGYSIHLDDFAPKSRTGMQKQEYVNLIIHSDPGIHLYFCGMIMFAVGMLMYLYRLYRP from the coding sequence ATGGCTAAGATGGTTAATTTTTTAAAAGCAGTATGGAAGCTGGCTGGTGGCATTAATCTGACAATCGCCTTGCTTATACTCCTCGTTGTTGATTTGTCGGCCGGTTTTATCTGTCTGGAATCTAATATCAGCATCTTTATTCCGCTCAACGATGTAGGGCTGATAGCATGGCTCGATACTTACGGAATAAATTATTTGCAATATACAGCCTGGTTTTTTTTGCTTCTATTTTTGCTGTTTTTACTGGCAGTCAATACTTTTGTGTGTACTACCGATAAAGTTATAACCCTTTTTGGAAACAGATCCTGTTATCGAAGCCAAATCAAGTTTATATTGAATTTTGCGCCCCACATTATTCATTATTCTTTTGTCGTTATCCTGGCAGGTTATCTTGTGAGCTATATCTTTGCCGTTAATCTGCCCGCCAATATCCTGTTGCCCGAAAAAAGCATACCTATTCCCGGTACGGGATATAAAATAAAACTGAATAAATTAAATATAGAATATTATAAAGGGCAGCGGCTCGATTTTTTTCAGGATCGCGCAATCAATCCTGAAGCTGAAATATTACTGACGGATAAAAATGGAATTACCATTAAAAAAACTGTTTCTGTTAACAGGCCGGCACGGTTTAAAGGTTACAGTATCCATTTAGATGATTTTGCCCCTAAATCACGTACAGGTATGCAAAAACAGGAATATGTAAACCTTATTATTCATAGCGATCCAGGCATCCATCTTTACTTTTGCGGGATGATTATGTTTGCGGTTGGTATGCTGATGTATCTTTACCGTTTATATAGACCTTAA
- a CDS encoding ABC transporter substrate-binding protein, translating into MKILLIYKNIAAAFLALVTIILFSGCSPSFQSFGEFSVKETGEGIHEIRDGDGSIFVLVRRGKKAPAGYNKNRIIQVPVRRVIAYSTYNIAMLKVLGVLDDTLVGVTREYKDWVMPEVREGFEAGRITYVGEAGAVDYEKIKEISPELVLTWDRAAIPMLNELEIPAIITTSGTAMNLETRLGFTRFLAYLFGREKEADAFIARVNKTVDQISQITASVSRRPKVIWGDIYEKRVLIEPGNSWVAEIIRHAGGEYIFDDVSGAA; encoded by the coding sequence ATGAAAATACTACTAATTTATAAAAATATTGCGGCAGCCTTTTTGGCCTTGGTGACGATTATCCTTTTTTCAGGATGCAGCCCTTCGTTTCAATCTTTTGGTGAATTTTCAGTAAAAGAAACAGGTGAAGGTATCCATGAAATAAGAGACGGAGACGGGAGCATATTTGTGCTGGTCAGAAGAGGTAAAAAAGCTCCTGCGGGTTATAATAAAAACCGGATTATCCAGGTGCCGGTAAGACGGGTAATAGCTTATTCCACCTATAATATTGCCATGCTGAAGGTCCTGGGTGTTCTGGATGATACACTTGTCGGGGTTACCAGGGAATATAAGGACTGGGTAATGCCTGAAGTCAGAGAAGGGTTCGAAGCCGGTAGAATCACTTATGTGGGGGAAGCCGGCGCGGTTGATTATGAAAAAATCAAGGAAATATCACCGGAGCTTGTCCTGACCTGGGACAGAGCTGCAATTCCGATGCTTAATGAACTGGAAATTCCAGCTATTATAACCACATCCGGCACTGCCATGAATCTTGAGACCCGTTTAGGCTTTACAAGGTTTTTGGCCTATCTGTTTGGCCGGGAAAAAGAAGCGGATGCATTCATTGCACGGGTTAATAAAACAGTGGATCAGATAAGTCAAATAACGGCTTCGGTCAGCCGGCGCCCCAAAGTTATCTGGGGCGATATTTATGAAAAAAGGGTTTTGATTGAACCTGGAAATTCATGGGTGGCGGAAATTATTCGGCATGCCGGCGGTGAATATATTTTTGATGATGTTTCAGGGGCGGCCTGA